One segment of Sander vitreus isolate 19-12246 chromosome 20, sanVit1, whole genome shotgun sequence DNA contains the following:
- the gskip gene encoding GSK3-beta interaction protein has product MEIDCQPEESIVSSFDEDCVVLGDVKDMMLEAEAVVNDVLFAVAEMHVSQSLNSVSDVAYINVETREGNRYCLELTEAGLRVVGYAFDQVDEDLNTQYHETVYSLLDKLSPGYREAFGNALFQRLERLKQTGQ; this is encoded by the exons ATGGAGATAGACTGCCAGCCCGAGGAATCCATCGTCTCTTCATTTGATGAGGACTGCGTTGTGCTTGGTGACGTCAAGGACATGATGTTGGAGGCAGAAGCAGTGGTCAATGACGTACTTTTTGCCGTTGCTGAAATGCATGTGTCACAAAGTCTCAACAGCGTGTCCGATGTGGCCTACATAAACGTGGAAACAAGAGAGGGAAACCGGTATTGTCTGGAGCTCACAGAGGCAGGACTAAGG GTGGTGGGCTACGCCTTCGATCAAGTGGACGAGGATTTGAACACCCAGTATCATGAGACTGTTTACTCTCTTCTGGACAAGCTAAGTCCAGGTTACAGAGAAGCCTTTGGGAATGCTTTGTTCCAACGTCTGGAGAGGCTGAAGCAAACCGGACAATAA
- the LOC144535770 gene encoding NPC intracellular cholesterol transporter 2-like: MRRGFGSQGNKSIKSARRMSFSLRKLMEALQRLTQKERNMDVRTGVIVLFCLMGFTCAEPVKFIDCGSSSGKVAIVDINPCASQPCQLHKGQSYSVNVTFNSAVVSQTSTAVVHGIIAGVPIPFPIPIEDGCKSGIQCPIQKQQVYHYVNSLPVKTEYPAIKLVVEWELKDDDKQDLFCIRFPVHIVS, from the exons atgaggCGTGGCTTCGGCTCTCAGggaaataaaagcataaaaagtGCTAGGCGGATGTCGTTCTCACTTCGGAAACTGATGGAAGCGCTTCAAAG GCTCactcaaaaagaaagaaacatggaTGTCCGTACTGGGGTTATTGTTTTGTTCTGCCTAATGGGATTCACCTGTGCGGAGCCAGTGAAATTCATTGACTGCG GCTCCTCTTCTGGCAAAGTGGCCATAGTGGACATTAACCCTTGTGCTAGTCAGCCATGCCAGCTACACAAAGGACAGTCCTACAGCGTCAATGTGACATTCAACAGTG CTGTGGTGAGCCAGACGAGCACAGCAGTGGTTCACGGTATTATTGCTGGAGTCCCCATCCCCTTCCCCATTCCCATAGAAGATGGCTGCAAGTCTGGAATCCAGTGTCCCATCCAGAAGCAGCAGGTGTATCACTATGTGAACTCTCTACCTGTGAAGACAGAGTATCCTGCA ATAAAGCTGGTTGTGGAGTGGGAACTAAAGGATGACGACAAACAAGACCTGTTCTGCATCAGGTTCCCAGTTCACATTGTGAGCTAA
- the isca2 gene encoding iron-sulfur cluster assembly 2 homolog, mitochondrial: MSFLRGAMMTASKSKVLSLSRASTLLNNLCVSQQLHRLPQKTQPSLYTAGFQRFSSASTHEKPAVSDPAEDKVNLTESCVKRLREIMVKGEYLRIHVEGGGCSGFQYKFSVDGNRNEDDRVFEQGGVGIIVDQDSLEFLKGATVDFSQELIRATFLVLKNPQADHGCSCGSSFSVKL, encoded by the exons ATGTCATTCTTGAGAGGAGCTATGATGACTGCGTCAAAGTCGAAAGTATTGAGCCTTTCAAG GGCATCTACTCTTCTGAACAACCTCTGTGTGAGCCAACAGTTACATCGACTTCCCCAAAAAACCCAGCCATCCCTTTACACAGCGGGGTTTCAGCGCTTCAGCAGCGCCTCAACCCATGAGAAGCCAGCTGTGTCAGATCCAGCTGAAGATAAAGTGAATCTCACTGAGTCATGTGTGAAG AGACTAAGGGAAATCATGGTGAAGGGCGAGTATCTGAGAATACATGTGGAGGGAGGAGGCTGCTCCGGGTTCCAGTACAAGTTTTCTGTTGACGGTAACAGGAATGAAGATGACAG AGTGTTTGAGCAGGGAGGAGTGGGCATCATTGTGGATCAGGACAGCCTGGAGTTTCTGAAAGGAGCCACTGTGGACTTCAGCCAGGAGCTGATCCGCGCCACCTTCCTCGTGCTCAAGAATCCTCAAGCCGACCATGGCTGCTCCTGTGGCAGCTCCTTCTCTGTCAAATTATGA